The following proteins are encoded in a genomic region of Methanoculleus bourgensis MS2:
- a CDS encoding YybH family protein has protein sequence MVTDEVRKAIDANNRRFSEGFLKGDASITASIFAEDAVVFPPDAPMVQGRGAIEEFWRTIMASGVKAVELTTIEISGSGDYRHERGTGIIRVRPPGGTPAGQKIKFVVVWKHTADGWKNIWDIWNASP, from the coding sequence ATGGTTACTGACGAAGTGAGAAAGGCCATCGATGCGAATAACAGGAGATTCTCTGAAGGATTCCTGAAGGGCGATGCCTCAATAACGGCATCCATCTTTGCCGAAGATGCTGTAGTCTTCCCCCCGGATGCTCCCATGGTCCAGGGGCGAGGGGCGATCGAGGAGTTCTGGAGAACGATCATGGCGTCGGGCGTGAAGGCGGTAGAATTAACCACGATCGAGATCTCCGGAAGCGGCGATTACCGGCACGAGAGGGGAACCGGCATCATCAGGGTCCGTCCCCCGGGTGGAACGCCCGCAGGGCAGAAGATTAAGTTCGTTGTCGTGTGGAAGCATACAGCGGATGGCTGGAAGAATATCTGGGATATCTGGAATGCCTCTCCCTGA
- a CDS encoding DUF61 family protein, protein MPVQPSAGDEPTLMRWMRLEIGRINDGVVAERKRLSHLLREEHPSSVTKGGSEYNFDRDALLRMEQALPRDLQVRLRLPILFYFDSTVPDSFFLADEAALQALQCLEEISPLRRMQGGRLWIAKPIVYAIMNRYPTAMQVMMR, encoded by the coding sequence ATGCCGGTGCAACCATCAGCAGGCGACGAGCCGACCCTCATGCGGTGGATGCGGCTCGAGATCGGCAGGATCAACGACGGGGTTGTTGCGGAGCGAAAACGCCTCTCCCATCTCCTGAGAGAAGAACACCCATCGTCCGTCACGAAAGGCGGGAGCGAGTACAACTTCGACCGGGACGCCCTCCTCCGGATGGAGCAGGCCCTCCCCCGGGATCTGCAGGTACGGCTCCGGCTCCCGATCCTCTTCTACTTCGACTCAACGGTCCCGGACAGTTTCTTCCTCGCTGATGAGGCTGCCCTTCAGGCCCTCCAGTGCCTGGAAGAGATCAGCCCCCTCCGGAGGATGCAGGGCGGGAGGCTCTGGATTGCAAAGCCCATCGTGTACGCCATCATGAACCGGTACCCGACGGCCATGCAGGTCATGATGCGATAG
- a CDS encoding methyltransferase type 12, with protein MLSVLRERMAAEGCTNYSCVRLRWEDAVIGRDIEPHDVAVAAFSIGFYDSPEEAARTWAAMHSPDLADLSAVLDYFDRALSRNETGEYVETTVRPTAAVWWEKDDRWPVDSDQRRRALHRPQSLHLRGTPQP; from the coding sequence ATGCTCTCCGTCCTCCGGGAGCGGATGGCGGCGGAGGGGTGCACGAACTACTCCTGCGTCCGGCTGCGCTGGGAGGACGCCGTGATCGGCAGGGATATCGAGCCACACGACGTCGCTGTCGCGGCGTTCTCCATCGGGTTCTACGACTCCCCTGAAGAGGCCGCCCGGACCTGGGCGGCGATGCACAGTCCCGATCTCGCGGACCTCTCGGCGGTCCTGGACTACTTCGACCGGGCGCTCTCCCGGAACGAAACCGGGGAGTACGTCGAGACAACCGTACGGCCGACTGCAGCGGTCTGGTGGGAAAAGGACGACAGATGGCCGGTCGATAGCGATCAGCGCCGGAGAGCGCTCCACCGTCCACAGTCTCTGCACCTCCGGGGCACTCCGCAGCCCTGA
- a CDS encoding mechanosensitive ion channel family protein, producing the protein MEIVDILNTTTIPLSDITLESVLLAVIVAVIGWIVVRVLISAFTKALSRASHLPELVIEFLVRFLSVLLYVILVLVVLATLGVDVSSVVLGLSAVIGLILGFGLQDTITNLAAGVWVAALRPIDKGEFVEIKGISGTVTSVGIMATELVKADNTYITIPNSLVWGSPVINSSRMDTRRVEVKVGIAYDSDLDLAVRVATDLMASHEAVLPSPQPAVVVSELADSSVNLSLRAWTETSNYWRVRGDLTRDILRAFREGGVEIPFPQVDVHLDRAQ; encoded by the coding sequence ATGGAGATCGTAGATATTCTCAACACTACTACCATTCCGCTCTCTGACATTACGCTTGAATCGGTTCTTCTCGCCGTTATCGTCGCCGTGATTGGGTGGATCGTTGTGCGAGTGCTCATCTCTGCCTTCACAAAGGCACTCTCCCGCGCTTCGCACCTGCCCGAACTGGTCATCGAGTTTCTTGTCCGCTTTCTCTCGGTCCTGCTCTACGTGATCCTCGTCCTGGTTGTCCTCGCGACGCTCGGGGTCGATGTCTCCTCTGTGGTGCTCGGGCTCTCGGCGGTGATAGGGCTCATCCTCGGCTTCGGCCTCCAGGACACCATCACCAACCTGGCCGCCGGGGTCTGGGTGGCGGCTCTCCGCCCCATCGATAAGGGCGAGTTCGTCGAGATCAAGGGCATCTCCGGGACGGTCACCTCGGTCGGCATCATGGCAACCGAGCTCGTGAAGGCCGACAACACTTACATCACCATCCCAAACTCCCTCGTCTGGGGGAGCCCGGTGATCAACTCCAGCCGGATGGATACCCGCCGTGTCGAGGTCAAGGTCGGGATCGCCTATGACAGTGACCTTGACCTGGCCGTCAGGGTCGCCACCGACCTGATGGCCTCCCACGAAGCGGTACTCCCCTCGCCCCAACCGGCGGTCGTCGTCAGCGAACTGGCTGACTCTTCGGTGAACCTCTCCCTGCGGGCGTGGACGGAGACGTCAAACTACTGGCGGGTCCGGGGGGACCTGACCCGCGACATCCTCCGGGCATTCCGTGAGGGCGGGGTTGAGATTCCCTTCCCGCAGGTGGACGTTCACCTGGATAGGGCTCAATAG
- a CDS encoding VTT domain-containing protein, which produces MFEQVQHIINTAIHFDIFLPLFIEKYGLFAYLIIFFIIFLETGLVVAPYLPGDSLLFLVGAISAHGDLNILLSIALLALAAIAGDTINYWIGKSFGTRFISKGIPLVKREHIERTEVYFREYGGKTIVIARFIPFVRTLAPFLAGAGRMDYSRFLVYNVSGGALWVSGFILAGYFFGNLPIVSDHFNMVILLIIAVSLIGVGSMILDLKRG; this is translated from the coding sequence ATGTTTGAGCAAGTTCAGCATATCATCAATACCGCCATACACTTCGATATCTTCCTGCCTCTGTTTATAGAAAAGTACGGGTTATTTGCGTACCTCATTATCTTCTTCATAATATTTCTCGAGACTGGTCTTGTCGTCGCTCCCTATCTCCCGGGCGACTCGCTCCTGTTCCTTGTAGGCGCAATCTCTGCTCATGGAGACCTGAACATCCTCCTCTCCATCGCACTACTGGCCCTGGCTGCGATTGCGGGTGATACAATAAACTACTGGATCGGGAAATCCTTTGGCACCCGCTTTATTTCGAAAGGTATCCCTCTTGTTAAGAGAGAGCATATCGAAAGAACCGAGGTATATTTCAGGGAATACGGGGGAAAGACGATAGTTATAGCCAGGTTCATTCCATTCGTCCGGACCCTGGCACCGTTTCTTGCAGGAGCCGGAAGGATGGATTACTCCCGGTTTCTCGTGTACAATGTATCTGGGGGAGCGTTATGGGTCTCGGGCTTCATCCTGGCAGGCTACTTCTTCGGTAACCTGCCCATAGTATCCGATCACTTCAACATGGTCATACTCCTTATCATCGCAGTCTCCTTAATCGGGGTGGGCTCTATGATTCTCGATCTCAAAAGAGGATAA
- a CDS encoding RNB domain-containing ribonuclease — MQNYPHVDLNAIAWAAMDQYGFIPAFPAPVVREVGALAAKVIPGTPGDPCDLRSLLWSSIDNHDSRDLDQIEVCEERPNGEIRVRVAIADVDLYVPKGSETDRHAGHNGTSVYTGVETFPMLPDRLSAGLTSLLPGQDHMAIVIEYTVLPDGSTRPGDIYRAIVRNRAKLVYEEVGDWLEGTASIPRTVGETPGLAEQVLLQHEAAMRMKKRRTEQGALALETIEAEPVVADGRVLGLVVQQQNLARCLIEEFMVAANGSITAFLGDAGLPMIHRVVRTPKNWDGIVREAAEHGEALPATPDAEALTRFLIRQKAADPDRFPDLSLTVVKLMGAGEYVAFRPGDEPVGHFALAVTDYTHGTAPNRRYVDLIIQRLIKSVIDGGRYPPYAPSELDDLALRMTDREKASQKVERFVRKAAAAVLLRDRIGDSFAAFVTGASEKGTYVRLIDPPAEGRVVLGEGGLRVGQRVRVRLMATDPYRGFIDFEHTE, encoded by the coding sequence ATGCAGAACTATCCCCATGTCGACCTGAACGCCATCGCATGGGCAGCGATGGATCAGTACGGCTTCATCCCGGCATTCCCGGCGCCCGTCGTTCGGGAAGTCGGCGCTCTTGCCGCGAAAGTAATCCCGGGCACCCCAGGCGACCCCTGCGATCTCCGGTCGCTCCTCTGGTCGTCGATCGATAACCATGATTCACGGGACCTCGACCAGATCGAAGTCTGCGAAGAAAGGCCGAACGGAGAGATCCGGGTTCGGGTTGCGATCGCCGACGTCGACCTCTACGTTCCTAAGGGATCAGAGACAGACCGGCACGCCGGCCATAACGGGACCTCGGTCTACACTGGCGTCGAGACCTTCCCGATGCTCCCCGACCGCCTCTCTGCGGGCCTCACCTCGCTCCTGCCCGGCCAGGACCACATGGCGATCGTCATCGAGTACACTGTCCTCCCGGATGGGAGCACAAGGCCCGGAGACATCTACCGGGCGATCGTCAGGAACCGGGCAAAACTCGTCTACGAGGAGGTCGGCGACTGGCTGGAGGGGACCGCCTCCATCCCCAGGACGGTCGGGGAGACACCGGGCCTCGCGGAGCAGGTTCTCCTCCAACATGAGGCTGCCATGCGCATGAAGAAGCGCCGGACAGAACAGGGAGCGCTTGCCCTCGAGACGATCGAGGCAGAACCGGTCGTGGCGGACGGCCGGGTCCTGGGTCTCGTCGTCCAGCAGCAGAACCTCGCGCGATGCCTGATCGAGGAGTTCATGGTCGCGGCCAACGGCAGCATAACCGCATTCTTAGGTGACGCCGGTCTTCCCATGATCCACCGGGTCGTCCGCACACCAAAGAACTGGGATGGTATCGTGAGAGAGGCGGCGGAACACGGCGAGGCCCTGCCCGCTACACCGGACGCGGAGGCGCTCACCCGGTTCCTCATCCGGCAGAAGGCGGCCGACCCCGACCGCTTCCCCGACCTCTCCCTGACCGTGGTGAAACTGATGGGAGCAGGTGAGTACGTGGCGTTCCGGCCGGGCGACGAGCCGGTCGGCCACTTCGCCCTCGCCGTCACCGACTACACCCACGGCACCGCCCCGAACCGGCGCTACGTCGACCTCATCATCCAGCGATTGATTAAATCGGTCATCGACGGAGGGCGCTACCCTCCCTATGCCCCCTCCGAACTCGACGACCTCGCCCTCCGGATGACCGACCGCGAGAAGGCGTCCCAGAAGGTCGAGCGATTCGTCAGGAAGGCTGCGGCCGCGGTCCTGCTCCGGGATAGGATAGGCGACTCGTTTGCGGCGTTCGTCACCGGTGCCTCAGAGAAGGGGACGTACGTCAGGCTGATCGACCCGCCGGCCGAAGGAAGGGTCGTGCTGGGCGAGGGGGGTCTGCGGGTCGGCCAGAGGGTGCGTGTCCGGCTGATGGCGACCGACCCGTACAGGGGCTTCATCGACTTCGAGCATACCGAATGA
- a CDS encoding M48 family metallopeptidase yields MNRGEEERVPAGTTVVRKAVRSARLQVRPDGTLRVVAPPSFDVGGFLQRNVVWIEEQRERFDRLAAGGRGREDQLLLHGRFYRMVPGVRFAVDEVSGDVTSPSVSALKRSLTRMLREEVTDRLKAYPDLTGKGPGRIAIKLQRTRWGSCSTLGNLNINLRVVALPDALREYIVVHEAAHLREQNHSTRFWRLVDNHYPDHRAAEAELRRYWVILERNLVWGSLQGTE; encoded by the coding sequence ATGAACCGGGGAGAGGAGGAACGGGTTCCGGCAGGCACGACCGTTGTGCGGAAGGCGGTACGGTCTGCCCGGCTCCAGGTGCGGCCGGATGGGACCCTGCGGGTGGTCGCGCCCCCGTCATTCGACGTCGGGGGGTTCCTGCAGCGCAACGTGGTCTGGATCGAGGAGCAACGCGAGAGGTTTGACCGGCTGGCAGCCGGAGGGCGCGGGAGGGAGGATCAGCTCCTCCTGCACGGGCGGTTCTACCGCATGGTCCCCGGTGTGCGGTTTGCGGTCGACGAGGTTTCCGGGGACGTCACCTCTCCATCCGTCTCCGCCCTCAAAAGGAGCCTCACCCGGATGCTGAGGGAGGAGGTCACCGACCGCCTGAAGGCCTACCCTGACCTTACGGGGAAGGGGCCGGGGCGTATTGCAATAAAACTCCAGAGAACCAGGTGGGGGAGCTGCTCTACGCTCGGCAACCTCAACATCAACCTGCGCGTCGTAGCCCTCCCCGACGCCCTGCGGGAGTATATCGTTGTCCACGAGGCGGCCCACCTCCGGGAGCAGAACCACTCGACGCGTTTCTGGCGGCTGGTCGACAACCACTACCCCGACCACAGGGCTGCGGAGGCCGAACTGCGGCGTTACTGGGTCATCCTCGAGCGGAATTTGGTCTGGGGTTCGCTCCAGGGCACAGAGTGA
- a CDS encoding lactate utilization protein, which yields MTGVTQQMANVTEYSAVNLMADAGVDPRRWSRMPDDATIKKTVAAIEARGIRVVLAETAEEALRAVMDLIPEGAEVMNGSSTTLTEIGFDRVLRENPKGWRDYHAVITAESDEKRRHALRRKSVAADYFLSGVQAIAESGEVVGCDKTGSRMGAWPHAAAHLILVSGANKIVPTIDDALQRCREYALPLEDQRARRVYGTSSAIGKYVILAEEVSEGRITLVLVRERLGY from the coding sequence ATGACAGGTGTTACCCAGCAGATGGCGAATGTTACCGAGTACAGTGCAGTCAACCTGATGGCTGATGCCGGGGTGGACCCGAGGCGATGGAGCCGGATGCCGGACGACGCAACGATTAAAAAGACGGTTGCGGCGATCGAGGCACGGGGCATCAGGGTAGTCCTTGCAGAGACGGCAGAGGAGGCGCTCCGGGCTGTCATGGACCTGATTCCTGAGGGGGCCGAGGTCATGAACGGCTCCTCGACGACCCTGACCGAGATCGGGTTTGACCGGGTGCTCAGGGAGAACCCGAAGGGATGGCGGGATTATCACGCGGTCATCACGGCCGAGAGCGATGAGAAGAGGCGGCACGCTCTCCGCCGCAAAAGCGTGGCCGCCGACTACTTCCTCTCCGGGGTCCAGGCGATCGCCGAGTCGGGCGAGGTCGTTGGGTGCGACAAGACCGGGAGCAGGATGGGGGCGTGGCCCCACGCAGCGGCTCATCTCATCCTCGTCTCGGGGGCAAACAAGATCGTGCCGACCATCGACGATGCGCTCCAGCGGTGCCGGGAGTATGCCCTGCCGCTCGAGGACCAGCGTGCCCGGCGCGTCTACGGCACTTCCAGTGCGATCGGAAAGTACGTGATCCTCGCCGAAGAGGTTAGTGAGGGGAGGATAACCCTGGTCCTGGTCCGGGAGCGCCTCGGTTACTGA
- a CDS encoding PAS domain S-box protein: protein MLEQVIEASLSGICIVDQQGRIAFANRALLAAWGYDRQELVGKPADLLWLSRRDGPDCVGCALSTRRWGGTVVARRKDSSLFDARISVSTVRDPKTADTWLLLSCLDVTMQRTAENASGHRRDLERAIAAMPARFMDPARIDMAIDDSLEDLGRACGACRISLSLFNDPRTLLGTTHEWCMPGQKPGRGEFQKFLTSDLPWWAVRILEGETVLVDGKPGDRRMPGREREFLKRRGITATLMVPLRLETRVVGFVGVDRDTDGRFADEDVALLDAAVHIIAGALERKQSEYVFRESENLYQIVLDAITDAVTVVDTGLTILLANDAFVAWCEELGLETNVAGKNLFSVLPFLSPATRQQYERVIRTGRSLTSERSFKVGDRIITLREIRIPIFERGEVTRVITVVRDITAQKEVEDLKSKAYAQIERNMEQFALLADHIRNPLQAITGYAELMDDPGTTEKIRQQVQRINAIIDQLDERWAESRKLSMFWRRYS, encoded by the coding sequence ATGCTTGAGCAGGTGATCGAGGCCTCACTCTCCGGGATCTGCATCGTCGACCAGCAGGGACGTATTGCCTTTGCCAACAGGGCGCTGCTTGCCGCCTGGGGCTATGACCGCCAGGAACTGGTTGGAAAGCCTGCAGACCTCCTCTGGCTCTCCCGGAGGGATGGGCCGGACTGCGTGGGCTGTGCCCTCTCCACCAGACGGTGGGGCGGGACGGTAGTTGCCCGGCGGAAAGACTCGTCGCTCTTTGATGCCCGGATCTCGGTCAGCACCGTCCGTGATCCCAAGACTGCTGATACCTGGCTCCTCCTCTCCTGTCTCGACGTCACCATGCAACGAACGGCGGAGAATGCATCCGGTCACCGCCGCGACCTCGAGCGGGCTATCGCTGCAATGCCCGCACGTTTCATGGATCCCGCGCGGATCGATATGGCGATCGATGATTCGCTCGAGGACCTTGGCCGCGCATGTGGGGCATGCAGGATCTCTCTCTCCCTCTTCAACGATCCCAGGACGCTGCTCGGGACAACGCACGAGTGGTGCATGCCCGGGCAGAAGCCCGGTCGTGGGGAGTTTCAGAAGTTTCTCACGAGCGATCTCCCCTGGTGGGCCGTGCGGATCCTGGAGGGTGAGACCGTACTTGTGGATGGGAAACCCGGGGATAGGCGGATGCCCGGGCGGGAGCGCGAGTTCCTGAAGCGGCGCGGCATTACCGCGACACTGATGGTCCCGCTCCGGCTGGAGACGAGAGTCGTCGGGTTTGTCGGGGTTGACCGGGACACCGACGGTCGGTTCGCGGACGAGGATGTCGCGCTCCTGGATGCGGCCGTCCATATCATCGCCGGTGCGCTTGAGCGCAAGCAGTCAGAGTATGTCTTCCGGGAGTCAGAGAACCTCTACCAGATCGTCCTAGATGCCATCACCGATGCCGTCACTGTCGTCGATACCGGGCTCACCATCCTCCTTGCGAACGATGCCTTCGTCGCCTGGTGTGAAGAACTCGGGCTGGAGACGAATGTCGCCGGGAAGAACCTCTTTTCTGTCCTGCCGTTCCTCTCGCCCGCTACAAGGCAACAGTACGAACGGGTCATACGGACCGGGCGGTCGCTGACATCAGAGCGGTCCTTCAAGGTTGGCGACCGGATCATAACCCTCCGGGAGATACGGATCCCAATCTTCGAGCGCGGTGAGGTCACCCGGGTCATCACCGTCGTCCGTGATATCACCGCCCAGAAGGAGGTTGAAGACCTGAAATCAAAGGCATATGCCCAGATCGAGCGGAACATGGAGCAGTTCGCCCTGCTTGCCGACCATATCAGGAACCCGCTCCAGGCGATCACGGGGTATGCCGAACTGATGGATGATCCCGGGACGACGGAGAAGATCCGGCAGCAGGTGCAGCGGATCAACGCGATCATCGACCAGCTCGATGAGCGGTGGGCTGAATCGCGGAAGCTCTCGATGTTCTGGCGGAGATACTCCTGA
- a CDS encoding class I SAM-dependent methyltransferase, with protein MTASSVDAKLDWNEVWRSRMETSTALKRNKGCSDFWNDSKRARSRAASSTGDDCERIAWVTSSLPVTPGARILDIGAGAGAIAVPLSRRAAAVTAVEPARAMREVMEQAVREAGIENITIVGRHWEETDPERDLNPPYDVVFASFSLGMPDLRAAIEKMNRVCSGTVAVFHFAGLPYWEQVMLDTWPDLHGVAYQPGPKADVIFNLLYQMGIYPDVSVSSYEHTLSVPDLDAGVDALRGRLLVETSEQEDTLREYLAARLIEEDDGLVLRHRVHRACLRWESYPTGGA; from the coding sequence ATGACCGCCTCAAGCGTGGATGCGAAGCTGGACTGGAACGAAGTCTGGCGCTCCAGGATGGAGACAAGTACCGCCCTGAAACGAAACAAAGGATGTTCGGACTTCTGGAACGATAGCAAGAGAGCCAGGAGCCGTGCCGCCTCCTCCACCGGGGACGACTGTGAGCGCATCGCCTGGGTAACCTCTTCTCTTCCGGTCACCCCCGGGGCCCGCATCCTCGATATTGGGGCAGGCGCCGGTGCGATCGCGGTCCCCCTCTCCCGGCGGGCGGCGGCGGTCACGGCGGTCGAACCGGCGCGTGCGATGCGTGAAGTCATGGAGCAGGCCGTCAGGGAAGCCGGGATCGAGAACATCACGATCGTAGGCAGGCACTGGGAGGAGACCGACCCGGAACGCGACCTCAACCCGCCCTATGATGTCGTCTTTGCGTCATTCTCGCTCGGGATGCCTGACCTGAGAGCGGCGATCGAGAAGATGAACAGGGTCTGCTCGGGGACTGTTGCGGTCTTCCATTTCGCCGGGCTGCCCTACTGGGAGCAGGTCATGCTCGATACCTGGCCGGACCTCCACGGGGTGGCGTATCAGCCGGGGCCGAAGGCTGACGTCATCTTCAACCTCCTCTACCAGATGGGTATCTACCCTGACGTCTCGGTCTCCTCGTATGAGCACACGCTCAGCGTCCCCGACCTTGATGCCGGGGTGGATGCACTCAGGGGGCGGCTCCTCGTCGAGACCTCTGAGCAGGAGGATACCCTCAGGGAGTATCTTGCCGCCCGTCTCATCGAGGAAGACGACGGGCTGGTGCTCAGGCACCGAGTGCACCGTGCCTGCCTCAGGTGGGAATCGTATCCTACCGGAGGTGCCTGA
- a CDS encoding M28 family metallopeptidase, protein MAVLLMAAPAGATGAPAYDPAIADIIAEINESELQHTTFTLQEIPTRAFGSDGNRAAGEYLYARLADIPGLEVEFQGGERNNIIATLPGSADASGGVVMVGAHYDSTSSDPTRAPGATDNGCGVVIVLELARVMSGHSFDRTVQFALWNAEEDGRYGSTDYVADVSVPLVLYLNYDSTCYDPENRSVLDIIYDERSADIAALMADHNTLYATNFTLTRNIHTCASDHTPFQARGFPAVTTHSEEHGPAHTPDDTIDRVSFDYAMRNAQLGLSVLARVAGLQDGGDGAAIIPKAPPAG, encoded by the coding sequence ATGGCAGTCCTCCTCATGGCAGCTCCGGCGGGCGCCACCGGCGCGCCTGCGTATGACCCCGCCATCGCTGATATTATCGCCGAGATCAATGAGTCTGAACTCCAGCACACGACATTCACCCTGCAGGAGATCCCGACACGGGCGTTCGGGTCTGACGGCAACCGGGCCGCGGGAGAGTACCTCTATGCGAGGCTTGCCGATATACCGGGGCTTGAGGTGGAGTTCCAGGGAGGTGAACGCAACAACATCATCGCCACGCTCCCCGGGAGCGCCGACGCCTCCGGCGGGGTCGTGATGGTGGGGGCACACTACGACAGCACGTCTTCAGACCCGACCCGGGCACCCGGGGCCACCGATAACGGGTGCGGCGTCGTGATCGTCCTGGAACTCGCCCGGGTGATGAGCGGGCACTCGTTTGACCGGACGGTGCAGTTCGCGCTCTGGAACGCAGAAGAGGATGGACGCTACGGCAGCACCGACTACGTAGCGGATGTCTCGGTCCCGCTTGTCCTCTACCTCAACTACGACTCGACCTGCTACGACCCGGAGAACCGTTCGGTCCTTGATATCATCTACGACGAGCGATCCGCGGATATCGCGGCGCTCATGGCGGACCACAACACCCTCTATGCCACGAACTTTACCCTGACCCGGAACATCCACACCTGCGCCTCAGACCATACACCCTTCCAGGCACGGGGATTTCCGGCGGTGACGACTCACTCGGAGGAGCACGGTCCTGCTCATACCCCGGACGACACCATCGACCGGGTATCGTTTGACTACGCAATGAGGAACGCTCAACTCGGCCTCTCGGTGCTGGCCAGGGTGGCTGGTCTCCAGGACGGCGGGGATGGGGCTGCCATCATCCCGAAGGCCCCGCCTGCCGGGTAA
- a CDS encoding glutamine synthetase family protein — protein sequence MRDSEILMNPNDLVVFLKKGPAEFTREDIIRFCEENRVEMVNFRYAAGDGKLKTLNFVISSKEHLDTILSDGERVDGSNLFSFIEAGSSDLYVIPRYRTAFMNPFADVPTLELLCSFYDSDGRPLESSPEYVLRKADEEFTRRTGCTFKTLGELEYYVISPREDLYPGRDQKGYHSADPFVKFADLRDEAMRLIARAGGRVKYGHSEVGCFCNGETYYEQHEIEFLPMPVEQAVEQVVIAKWILRMLGSRYGVEISFAPKITVGKAGSGMHFHMLVERDGRNLVVEDGRLSPLARKMIAGILDAADALTAFGNGIPTSYLRLVPHQEAPTTICWGDRNRSVVVRVPLGWIGADGMTLDANPCEDRCREERSSKQTFEYRVADGSADPYLTVAGLIVASLHGITMPGALEAAERLYVSGNIFRPEFKERLAEFDQLPASCVESAEALEAKRAIFEENGVFPAGMIESRISTLKAFNDRGLSEKLYGNNEAIRELVEQFLHVA from the coding sequence ATGAGAGATTCTGAGATCCTGATGAACCCCAACGATCTGGTCGTTTTCCTCAAAAAGGGACCAGCAGAGTTTACCAGGGAGGATATTATCAGGTTCTGCGAGGAGAACAGGGTTGAGATGGTCAACTTCCGCTACGCTGCCGGGGACGGCAAACTCAAGACCCTCAACTTCGTCATCTCCTCAAAGGAACACCTCGACACCATCCTCTCGGATGGGGAACGCGTCGATGGCAGCAATCTTTTCTCGTTTATTGAGGCCGGAAGCAGCGACCTTTACGTCATCCCGCGCTACAGGACGGCTTTCATGAACCCCTTCGCCGACGTGCCGACGCTTGAACTCCTCTGCTCCTTCTACGACAGTGACGGAAGGCCGCTCGAGAGTTCGCCTGAGTACGTGCTCCGCAAGGCAGACGAGGAGTTCACCCGCCGGACCGGATGCACCTTCAAGACCCTTGGCGAACTTGAGTATTATGTCATCAGCCCGCGCGAGGATCTCTATCCCGGCCGCGACCAGAAAGGCTACCACTCGGCCGACCCCTTCGTCAAGTTCGCGGACCTGCGGGACGAGGCGATGCGTCTCATCGCCCGGGCCGGCGGCAGGGTCAAGTACGGCCATTCGGAGGTCGGGTGCTTCTGCAACGGCGAAACCTACTACGAGCAGCACGAGATCGAGTTCCTGCCGATGCCGGTCGAGCAGGCGGTCGAGCAGGTGGTCATCGCCAAGTGGATCCTGCGGATGCTCGGCAGCCGGTACGGGGTTGAGATCAGCTTCGCCCCGAAGATCACCGTCGGGAAGGCAGGGAGCGGCATGCACTTCCACATGCTCGTCGAGAGGGATGGCCGGAACCTTGTGGTCGAGGACGGCAGATTAAGCCCGCTTGCCCGGAAGATGATCGCCGGTATCCTTGATGCCGCCGACGCCCTGACAGCCTTTGGGAACGGCATCCCTACCTCCTACCTCCGCCTCGTCCCCCACCAGGAGGCGCCGACGACGATCTGCTGGGGCGACCGCAACCGCTCGGTCGTGGTCCGGGTGCCCCTTGGCTGGATCGGTGCCGACGGCATGACCCTTGATGCCAACCCCTGTGAGGACCGCTGCCGGGAGGAACGGTCGTCGAAGCAGACGTTCGAGTACCGGGTCGCCGACGGTTCGGCCGATCCCTACCTGACCGTCGCCGGGCTTATCGTTGCGTCGCTGCACGGGATCACCATGCCCGGTGCGCTCGAGGCGGCTGAGCGGCTCTATGTCAGCGGGAATATCTTCCGGCCCGAGTTTAAGGAGCGCCTTGCAGAGTTTGACCAGCTCCCCGCCTCCTGTGTCGAGTCTGCCGAGGCGCTCGAGGCAAAGCGGGCGATCTTCGAGGAGAACGGGGTCTTCCCGGCAGGCATGATCGAGAGCAGGATCTCCACCCTGAAGGCCTTCAACGACCGTGGCCTGAGTGAGAAACTCTACGGCAACAACGAAGCGATCCGGGAACTGGTCGAGCAGTTCCTCCATGTGGCGTGA